A stretch of Eulemur rufifrons isolate Redbay chromosome 5, OSU_ERuf_1, whole genome shotgun sequence DNA encodes these proteins:
- the ACAA2 gene encoding 3-ketoacyl-CoA thiolase, mitochondrial: protein MALLRGVFIVAAKRTPFGAYGGLLKDFTATDLAEFAAKAALSAGKVPPETVDSVVVGNVSQTSSNAIYLARHVGLRVGIPKETPALTVNRLCGSGFQAIVNGCQDICVKDAEVVLCGGTENMSQSPFCVRNIRFGTKLGTELQLEDTLWASLTDQHVQLPMAITAENLAVKHKINREECDKYALQSQQRWKAANDAGYFDNEMVPIEVKTKKGKQTMQVDEHPRPETTLERLQKLPPVFKKDGTITSGNASGICDGAAAVILASEDAVKKHNFTPLARIVGYHVSGCDPAIMGIGPVPAISGALKKAGLSLKDMDLVEVNEAFAPQYLAVEESLGLDPSKTNVNGGAIALGHPLAGSGTRITAHLVHELRRRGGKYAVGSACIGGGQGIAVIIQNTV from the exons ATGGCCCTGCTCCGAG GTGTGTTTATCGTGGCTGCTAAGCGAACGCCCTTTGGAGCTTATGGAGGTCTCCTGAAAGACTTCACCGCTACCGACTTAGCCGAATTTGCTGCCAAAGCTGCCTTGTCTGCTGGCAAAGTCCCACCTGAAACTGTTGACAGTGTCGTTGTAGGCAATGTCTCACAG ACGTCTTCAAATGCTATCTACTTGGCAAGGCATGTTGGTTTACGTGTGGGAATCCCAAAAGAGACCCCAGCTCTCACCGTAAATAGGCTCTGTGGCTCTGGCTTCCAGGCCATTGTGAATGGATGTCAG gaTATTTGTGTTAAAGACGCTGAAGTTGTCTTGTGTGGAGGAACCGAAAATATGAGCCAGTCTCCCTTCTGTGTCAGAAATATCCGTTTTGGAACCAAGCTTGGAACAGAGCTCCAG CTGGAAGATACTTTGTGGGCATCATTAACCGATCAGCATGTCCAACTCCCCATGGCAATTACTGCGGAGAATCTTgctgtaaaacataaaataaacagagaagaATGTGACAAATATGCCCTGCAGTCACAGCAGAGGTGGAAAGCTG CTAATGATGCTGGCTACTTTGATAATGAAATGGTGCCAATTGAAGTGAAGacaaagaaagggaaacagaCAATGCAAGTAGATGAGCATCCTCGGCCCGAAACAACACTGGAACGGTTACAAAAACTTCCTCCAGTATTCAAGAAAGATGGAACTATCACTTCGGGGAATGCATCG GGGATATGTGATGGTGCTGCAGCCGTTATCTTAGCTAGTGAAGATGCTGTTAAAAAACATAACTTCACACCCCTGGCAAGAATTGTGGGCTACCATGTGTCTGGATGTGATCCCGCTATCATGGGTATCG GTCCTGTCCCTGCTATCAGTGGGGCACTGAAGAAAGCAGGACTGAGTCTTAAGGACATGGATTTGGTAGAG gtgaatgAAGCTTTTGCTCCCCAGTACCTGGCTGTTGAGGAGAGTTTGGGTCTCGATCCAAGTAAAACCAATGTGAATGGAGGAGCCATTGCTTTGGGTCACCCATTGGCAGGATCTGGAACAAGAATTACTGCACACCTGGTTCATGAATTAAG GCGCCGAGGTGGAAAATATGCTGTTGGATCAGCTTGCATTGGAGGTGGCCAAGGTATTGCAGTCATCATTCAGAACACAGTCTAA